The Fructilactobacillus ixorae genome has a window encoding:
- the recG gene encoding ATP-dependent DNA helicase RecG, translating into MKSSLDPVGTLQGVGPKKQAALADLNIQTVFDLLTYFPFRYEDFRSQALTDLHDQQTVTLKGTVAAEPVVNYFGRRKNRLLVRLMVGHDVVGVTFFNQPWLKKQVEVGQTILVHGKFNAQKQSLTGIKLLQSSEQTVQSIYSVNHQITQKTMHDLIKTAYAEYQATLEDFVPTWIRTKFRLEPLKTVIREMHFPSTPQAVRAARRTAKFNEFFLFQMRLQTLKHRHQREDQAASIKTDKLTLQPFLNDLPYQLTDAQHRVVGEILTDLQRPVPMNRLLQGDVGSGKTVVAALAILATVLAGQQAVLLAPTEILAEQHANSLAQLFTKTNVSIALLTGDTPAKARRQLLPRIKAGQIDLVVGTHALFQKNVRYHHLGLAVIDEQHRFGVNQRKQMREKGTATNVLSMTATPIPRTLSITAYGEMDVSVIDELPGGRKPIKTTWIKSSQEATMLKFVKKHLQQGEQAYVVVPLIDESDAVEMRNVMMTYTDLQEHLGSSFHVGLLHGQMNEADKNQVMDDFKANRTQVLVSTTVIEVGVDVSNASIMVIFDADHFGLAQLHQLRGRVGRGTQQSYCILIADPKNKVGIKRMNVMSSSTDGFFISQKDLELRGPGDILGKQQSGIPSFNVGDPVADVNVLSAAQEVAKMVTDDAEWMQKPENQNLVRQLHALNNQTSFD; encoded by the coding sequence GTGAAAAGCAGCTTAGATCCAGTGGGAACCCTGCAGGGGGTCGGTCCGAAAAAGCAGGCGGCGCTGGCCGATTTAAACATCCAGACGGTATTTGATCTCCTAACCTATTTCCCGTTTCGCTATGAGGACTTTCGAAGCCAAGCCCTCACAGACTTACATGATCAACAAACCGTCACATTAAAGGGCACCGTTGCCGCGGAACCCGTCGTTAATTATTTTGGGCGTCGTAAAAACCGGTTACTGGTACGGTTGATGGTTGGTCATGACGTTGTGGGCGTGACGTTTTTTAATCAACCCTGGTTAAAAAAACAGGTTGAAGTTGGACAAACGATTTTGGTGCACGGAAAATTTAACGCTCAAAAACAGAGTTTGACGGGGATTAAGCTCTTGCAATCCTCAGAACAAACGGTGCAATCCATTTATTCGGTTAACCATCAAATTACCCAGAAAACCATGCACGACCTGATTAAAACTGCTTACGCTGAATATCAGGCTACTTTAGAAGACTTCGTGCCCACATGGATTCGCACGAAATTCCGCTTAGAACCACTTAAAACGGTGATTCGTGAAATGCACTTTCCGAGCACTCCTCAGGCGGTTCGAGCGGCACGTCGGACTGCTAAGTTTAACGAATTCTTCTTGTTTCAAATGCGTTTGCAGACTCTGAAACACCGGCATCAACGAGAGGACCAAGCCGCGAGCATTAAGACCGATAAATTAACCTTGCAACCGTTTCTTAACGACCTGCCGTATCAGCTTACCGACGCCCAGCACCGGGTGGTTGGAGAAATTTTGACGGACTTACAACGACCAGTTCCAATGAATCGTCTGCTCCAAGGAGACGTGGGGAGTGGGAAAACGGTGGTAGCAGCCCTCGCAATTTTAGCCACCGTGTTAGCCGGGCAGCAGGCCGTGCTCTTAGCTCCGACCGAAATTTTAGCGGAGCAACACGCCAACAGCTTGGCCCAGTTATTTACGAAAACGAACGTTAGCATCGCGTTATTAACTGGGGATACGCCGGCGAAAGCCCGTCGGCAGTTACTGCCCCGGATTAAAGCCGGGCAGATTGATCTAGTGGTAGGGACTCATGCCCTCTTTCAAAAGAACGTCCGCTACCACCACCTGGGATTAGCGGTGATTGACGAACAACACCGGTTTGGGGTGAACCAACGCAAACAGATGCGTGAAAAGGGAACCGCCACCAACGTTTTATCAATGACGGCCACCCCGATTCCGCGGACCCTCTCGATTACGGCCTACGGTGAAATGGACGTTTCGGTGATTGATGAACTCCCTGGCGGTCGAAAGCCGATTAAAACGACCTGGATTAAAAGTAGTCAAGAAGCAACGATGCTGAAGTTTGTGAAAAAGCACCTTCAACAGGGAGAACAAGCCTACGTGGTGGTGCCATTGATTGATGAATCCGATGCTGTCGAGATGCGAAACGTCATGATGACCTATACGGACCTTCAAGAACACTTGGGTTCGTCGTTTCACGTCGGCTTACTACACGGGCAAATGAATGAAGCCGATAAAAATCAGGTCATGGATGATTTTAAAGCCAATCGGACGCAAGTCTTGGTGTCAACCACCGTCATTGAGGTGGGGGTTGATGTTTCCAACGCCAGCATCATGGTTATTTTTGATGCGGATCACTTCGGCCTGGCCCAGCTGCACCAGTTACGCGGACGGGTGGGGCGCGGTACGCAGCAGTCCTACTGTATTTTAATTGCCGATCCTAAAAACAAGGTGGGCATTAAACGGATGAATGTCATGAGTAGTTCAACCGATGGTTTCTTTATTTCCCAAAAAGATTTAGAATTAAGGGGACCTGGCGATATCTTAGGGAAGCAACAATCGGGGATTCCGAGCTTTAACGTGGGGGACCCGGTTGCGGACGTGAATGTCTTGAGTGCCGCCCAAGAAGTCGCTAAAATGGTAACTGATGACGCCGAATGGATGCAAAAACCAGAAAACCAGAACCTAGTGCGTCAGTTACACGCACTAAATAATCAAACCTCATTCGATTAA
- the plsX gene encoding phosphate acyltransferase PlsX, producing the protein MIKIAIDAMGGDYAPQAIVEGVELARDASHNDVEYILFGDQRKIEPLVKSMQNLRIVHAPEVIAMDDEPVRAVKKKKQASLVLAARAVQAGEADLLLSAGNTGALMVAGLLIIGRMKGIERPGLVVTLPVIQNDQGFTMIDAGANADAKVENVIQYARLGKIYSQQVRNQANPRIGLINNGTEADKGDVAHRKMYEALSALGEAGELNFIGNVEARDLLTNVTDVAVTDGFTGNAALKGIEGSALAVVNMIKASIKQGGLREKLGGLLLKPALKRIAKKMDYTRYGGSVLLGLKAPVIKTHGNSDAKTILYALQNAKEVATSDLVAGIATQFHAKQQQD; encoded by the coding sequence ATGATTAAGATTGCAATTGATGCCATGGGGGGCGACTACGCCCCACAAGCAATTGTAGAAGGAGTAGAGTTAGCTCGCGATGCCAGTCATAACGATGTGGAGTACATCTTATTTGGGGATCAACGCAAAATCGAACCTTTAGTAAAAAGTATGCAAAACCTGCGGATTGTCCATGCGCCTGAAGTGATTGCAATGGATGATGAACCAGTCCGGGCAGTTAAAAAGAAAAAACAGGCTAGCTTAGTGTTAGCAGCACGAGCTGTCCAAGCTGGTGAAGCTGATTTATTGCTTTCCGCAGGCAATACTGGGGCCTTAATGGTAGCCGGACTGTTGATTATCGGCCGGATGAAGGGGATTGAACGCCCCGGTCTGGTTGTTACCCTACCGGTGATTCAGAACGATCAGGGCTTCACCATGATTGACGCGGGCGCGAATGCGGATGCTAAGGTCGAAAACGTCATTCAGTATGCGCGCCTGGGTAAAATTTATAGTCAGCAGGTTCGCAATCAGGCTAATCCGCGGATTGGGTTAATTAATAACGGAACTGAGGCGGACAAGGGGGACGTTGCCCACCGGAAGATGTACGAAGCATTATCTGCCCTAGGGGAAGCGGGGGAACTGAACTTCATTGGCAACGTTGAAGCCAGAGACCTTTTAACCAACGTGACGGATGTCGCCGTCACCGATGGCTTCACCGGCAATGCTGCTTTAAAGGGAATCGAAGGCAGTGCCCTCGCCGTGGTTAACATGATTAAGGCCAGTATTAAGCAGGGTGGCCTACGCGAAAAACTCGGAGGACTGCTGTTAAAACCCGCCTTAAAACGGATCGCGAAAAAAATGGACTACACCCGGTATGGAGGTTCAGTGCTATTGGGCTTGAAGGCACCAGTAATCAAAACGCACGGCAATAGCGACGCCAAAACGATTTTGTATGCGTTACAGAATGCCAAAGAAGTGGCAACTTCCGATTTAGTTGCGGGCATTGCAACGCAGTTTCATGCCAAGCAACAACAAGATTAG
- a CDS encoding acyl carrier protein, with translation MDKKTVFNTVAHTIGAQFQVQAADVTEATNFQRDLGADFVDLAHFIVEIEDEFGDVIPDDAAEQIETVQDLVKVIIQNTPNKK, from the coding sequence ATGGATAAAAAAACGGTATTTAACACGGTGGCACACACAATTGGAGCACAATTTCAAGTCCAAGCGGCGGACGTAACCGAGGCAACTAACTTTCAACGCGATTTGGGGGCGGACTTTGTAGATTTAGCCCACTTTATCGTTGAAATTGAGGATGAATTTGGTGATGTGATTCCAGATGACGCTGCCGAGCAAATCGAAACGGTCCAGGATTTGGTGAAAGTCATCATTCAAAATACGCCTAACAAGAAATGA
- the rnc gene encoding ribonuclease III, which translates to MQKEFDHKLAHDYNIKFNNEALLDEAFTQASYVNEHPDQHLKFYERLEFLGDAVYQLVVSDYIFKRHPEMPQGRLTRLRAAMVNRHSFSRFARECHFDKYIRLGKGEEKAGARKRDSLLCDIFESFIGAVYLDQGIETVKNFCRLVIFPKLDEGWFDEFFDHKTELQEAIQVNGPVAIDYQLLDENGPDNDRQFKVAVFIDQKELGIGEGHSKKSAEQAAAKAALNKLGIKDQKLQ; encoded by the coding sequence TTGCAGAAAGAATTTGATCATAAATTAGCACATGATTATAACATTAAATTTAACAACGAAGCCTTGCTTGATGAAGCCTTTACGCAAGCTTCCTACGTTAACGAACATCCAGATCAACATTTAAAGTTTTACGAACGCTTGGAATTTCTCGGGGACGCCGTTTACCAGTTAGTGGTTTCTGACTACATCTTTAAACGGCATCCAGAGATGCCACAGGGACGCTTAACCCGGCTCCGGGCCGCCATGGTTAATCGGCACAGCTTTAGTCGTTTTGCCCGGGAGTGTCACTTTGATAAGTACATTCGGCTGGGAAAAGGGGAAGAAAAGGCGGGCGCCCGAAAACGAGATTCCTTATTGTGTGATATTTTTGAATCGTTTATCGGGGCCGTTTACCTAGATCAAGGAATTGAAACCGTGAAGAATTTTTGTCGCCTCGTGATTTTCCCGAAGCTCGACGAGGGTTGGTTTGACGAATTTTTTGATCACAAAACGGAATTACAAGAGGCAATTCAAGTCAACGGGCCCGTTGCCATTGACTACCAACTGCTTGATGAAAACGGTCCGGATAACGACCGTCAGTTTAAAGTTGCCGTATTCATCGATCAAAAGGAACTAGGCATCGGGGAAGGCCACTCGAAAAAGAGTGCCGAACAAGCAGCCGCCAAGGCAGCCCTAAACAAGTTAGGGATTAAAGACCAGAAATTGCAGTAA
- the smc gene encoding chromosome segregation protein SMC yields MKLQSIQISGFKSFADRTVIECQDGLTGIVGPNGSGKSNVIEAIRWALGEQSAKQLRGHKMKDVIFSGSNDRRPLNRAEVSLVFDNADHYLPTDYSEVKITRRYYRNGDSTYLLNDQECLLREIQQLFLDTGLGEGSLSIISQGNVDDILAGDVEKRRAVIETAAGVYRYKKQKAESEKKLTETQANVDRVSDIAHELGKQLAPLQAQSETASRYLRQQQRLEQLRFTQLTRRAAHLQQTHQATQTQVTEQTTKHRQLTEQLAQLREQKQTLHRQLTTTQQAREQQQQQLLTDTKTLESATGEAKLRQQQLDFKRTQLQELERQRTDNQTQLQQLEQRVQTAQATVQTTTDQLNQLEQEIADSDATAKLKQVESEEAALEAARSQYVTLMQQLTNQKNEVRMASRMSEQQRQAYQEKLRQQRQLATEQQRLEQALQAAQEQLTALKHQANAAQARQQRLQAQVDELANQQDQLQQAWYQQLRDFQTVKTERDSLQNMVAGHNNLYRGTRNLLKHQQDLTGVLGPVADLMQVDDQYLVAIETTLGGALQQVVMQTVAATRQAIHYLSQHQLGRVTFLPLDAINERFVSPSLLQVAREQPGLVGVAADLVTMPQNLTRVKNYLLGNVLVTTNLQQATQLSQKLRRRVKIVTLNGEVVNAGGSITGGKNQHEPNGILRQKHQLATLTSQAQTLQTKLKQQEAQLAVVKETGQAAQAKRDEAYQQESSHTAELKAQAERVSSLSAALTKQKREVAALELQLKHADDEADHPAATTPQQIQATEAEIAENQARVRELKQAIQQHKADQQRSQATLMAQQQRLSQIRERLKQARQQVQTETAQRDKATTAGTQLAKQVTQLQQELKQLQTVTEVDPEQLQARIKRQQRALAESKQQALELQAADEANERDLTATQQALTTVQQDLQQAQLQASLQAQETAKLQRELGDLQTQSQQSLQVVDLDPEALEQELQTVQATITELGPVNVGAITAYEELKNRADFVNGQLDDLLAAKQQLLEIMNQMDQTVKQRFQQTFDQVATAFTAVFRHIFGGGEAKLKLADPHHLLTTGIDILVKPPGKRYRDLSLLSGGEKALTALALLFAILQVKPVPFVILDEAESALDPANVDRFARYMQKLKQHTQFIVITHRKETMIYADQLVGITMQDSGVSKLVSVNLEATQKKEK; encoded by the coding sequence GTGAAGTTACAGTCGATTCAGATTTCCGGCTTTAAGTCATTTGCCGACCGGACGGTTATCGAATGCCAGGATGGATTAACGGGAATCGTCGGTCCTAACGGGAGCGGAAAAAGTAACGTCATCGAGGCGATTCGGTGGGCGCTTGGAGAACAGTCCGCGAAGCAGCTGCGGGGGCACAAGATGAAGGATGTCATCTTTTCTGGTTCTAATGACCGGCGCCCCCTAAACCGGGCTGAGGTAAGCTTGGTTTTTGATAACGCTGATCATTATTTACCCACCGATTATAGTGAGGTCAAAATCACCAGGCGATACTACCGCAACGGCGATAGTACGTATCTGCTTAATGATCAGGAATGTTTATTACGCGAAATTCAACAACTGTTTCTAGATACTGGGTTGGGGGAAGGTTCACTCTCCATTATTTCCCAGGGAAACGTGGATGATATTTTAGCAGGAGATGTAGAGAAGCGTCGGGCCGTCATCGAAACGGCCGCCGGCGTCTACCGGTATAAAAAGCAGAAGGCGGAGTCCGAAAAAAAGCTCACGGAAACCCAGGCGAACGTGGATCGGGTATCAGACATTGCCCATGAACTAGGGAAACAGTTAGCCCCCTTACAAGCGCAAAGCGAGACCGCTTCGCGCTATTTGCGTCAGCAGCAACGGTTAGAGCAGTTGCGCTTCACCCAGTTAACCCGCCGGGCCGCTCACCTGCAACAGACACACCAAGCGACTCAAACCCAGGTAACTGAACAAACGACCAAGCATCGACAACTCACGGAGCAACTGGCGCAGTTGCGGGAGCAAAAGCAGACGCTCCACCGGCAACTAACGACGACCCAACAAGCTCGCGAACAACAACAGCAACAACTACTAACCGATACCAAAACGCTCGAAAGTGCCACGGGAGAAGCCAAGTTACGCCAGCAACAGCTGGATTTTAAACGAACCCAACTCCAGGAATTAGAACGCCAGCGTACGGACAACCAAACTCAGCTGCAACAGCTCGAACAGCGGGTACAAACGGCCCAGGCGACCGTGCAGACCACGACCGATCAGCTGAACCAGCTGGAACAAGAAATTGCTGACAGCGATGCCACCGCCAAACTAAAGCAGGTGGAAAGTGAAGAAGCAGCGTTAGAAGCGGCTCGCAGTCAATATGTAACGTTAATGCAACAACTGACGAACCAAAAGAATGAGGTCCGGATGGCCTCCCGGATGTCAGAACAGCAGCGTCAGGCCTATCAGGAAAAGCTGCGCCAACAACGGCAGTTAGCGACCGAACAGCAGCGCCTGGAACAAGCATTACAAGCAGCGCAGGAGCAGCTTACTGCGCTGAAGCACCAAGCAAACGCGGCTCAGGCTCGTCAACAACGGTTGCAAGCCCAAGTTGATGAGTTAGCGAATCAGCAAGACCAGCTTCAACAAGCTTGGTATCAGCAACTTCGTGATTTTCAGACGGTTAAAACCGAACGAGATAGTTTACAAAACATGGTCGCCGGGCACAATAACCTGTACCGAGGCACGAGAAACCTCCTCAAGCACCAGCAGGATTTAACCGGAGTTTTAGGCCCAGTTGCAGACTTAATGCAGGTCGATGATCAATATCTGGTTGCGATTGAAACGACGTTAGGCGGGGCCCTTCAGCAGGTAGTGATGCAGACCGTTGCCGCTACCCGCCAGGCAATTCACTATTTAAGCCAACATCAGTTAGGCCGGGTGACCTTCCTGCCCCTTGATGCCATTAACGAGCGGTTTGTTAGCCCCAGTTTGTTACAAGTAGCCCGCGAACAACCAGGATTAGTCGGGGTGGCCGCGGACTTAGTGACGATGCCTCAAAACCTAACGCGGGTAAAAAACTACTTGCTGGGAAACGTGTTAGTTACCACTAATCTGCAACAAGCTACGCAACTGAGCCAGAAACTCCGGCGGCGGGTGAAAATTGTGACCCTTAATGGTGAAGTGGTGAACGCGGGGGGCTCAATCACCGGGGGTAAGAATCAACACGAACCAAACGGGATTCTCCGCCAAAAGCATCAACTTGCCACGTTAACGAGCCAGGCCCAAACGTTACAAACTAAATTAAAGCAGCAAGAAGCACAACTTGCTGTGGTTAAAGAAACCGGGCAAGCAGCCCAAGCGAAGCGGGACGAAGCCTATCAACAGGAATCTAGTCACACCGCTGAACTGAAGGCACAGGCAGAACGGGTCTCCAGTTTATCAGCGGCTCTGACAAAGCAAAAACGCGAAGTCGCTGCCCTCGAACTCCAGTTGAAACACGCTGATGACGAGGCGGACCATCCAGCAGCCACGACTCCTCAGCAGATTCAAGCAACGGAGGCTGAGATTGCGGAGAACCAAGCCCGCGTTCGCGAGTTAAAACAAGCAATTCAACAACATAAAGCCGATCAGCAACGTAGTCAAGCTACTTTGATGGCACAACAACAGCGACTCAGCCAGATTCGAGAACGGCTAAAGCAGGCGCGCCAACAGGTTCAAACTGAGACTGCGCAACGAGACAAAGCTACCACCGCGGGCACCCAGCTTGCAAAACAGGTAACCCAGCTTCAGCAGGAACTGAAGCAACTCCAAACGGTGACTGAGGTCGATCCAGAGCAATTACAAGCTCGCATTAAACGACAACAACGCGCCCTCGCCGAGAGTAAACAGCAGGCGCTTGAGTTACAAGCAGCCGATGAAGCTAATGAACGGGATTTAACTGCGACCCAACAAGCGCTGACCACGGTGCAACAGGACCTGCAACAAGCGCAATTACAGGCGTCACTGCAGGCGCAAGAGACTGCGAAGCTACAACGGGAGCTAGGCGACCTACAAACACAGTCACAGCAATCGCTCCAGGTGGTTGACCTAGATCCCGAGGCATTAGAACAAGAATTACAAACGGTTCAGGCCACAATCACGGAATTAGGCCCCGTTAACGTGGGAGCAATCACAGCCTACGAAGAATTAAAAAACCGAGCTGATTTTGTGAACGGGCAACTCGATGATTTATTGGCGGCCAAACAACAACTGTTAGAAATCATGAATCAAATGGATCAAACGGTTAAACAACGCTTTCAACAAACCTTTGACCAAGTGGCCACGGCTTTTACTGCCGTTTTTCGGCATATCTTTGGGGGTGGGGAAGCGAAGCTCAAACTGGCGGATCCGCACCATTTATTGACAACTGGAATTGACATTCTGGTGAAGCCGCCGGGGAAACGGTACCGGGATCTGAGCTTGTTATCCGGGGGCGAGAAGGCGCTCACCGCCTTGGCCCTCTTGTTTGCGATTTTACAGGTTAAGCCGGTTCCCTTCGTGATTTTGGATGAGGCAGAATCCGCGCTTGATCCAGCCAACGTTGATCGATTTGCGCGTTACATGCAAAAACTTAAACAGCACACCCAGTTTATTGTGATTACGCACCGTAAGGAAACGATGATATATGCTGACCAGTTAGTGGGAATTACCATGCAGGATTCCGGAGTCTCCAAGCTCGTCTCCGTTAACCTCGAAGCAACGCAGAAAAAGGAGAAATAA
- the ftsY gene encoding signal recognition particle-docking protein FtsY, with protein MGLFDIFKRKNQQAPDESQSESGSISASESSASTAESVSAASTSTATSVVEAMASTATTEPNRSETSTVASESIASTTREESDVQSTTESASAATSTSDAVPKPEQKYEHGLSKSRFSFGQSLNRLFANFRSVDEEFFDDLEDTLIQADVGVNTATSISDQLREAVRLNNIKGRDEVQNFIVQKLVEIYDGSEPLDTELHENPDGPTVILMIGVNGAGKTTTIGKLANQYRQAGKQVLVAAADTFRAGAIEQLAEWASRDQVAIVKKPEGSDPASVVFDAVKQAKDDHYDLLLVDTAGRLQNKVNLMKELEKMNKIIQREIPGAPQEVLLVIDATVGQNALVQAKLFRDVAEITGIVLTKLDGTAKGGIVLAIKQELGIPVKYVGLGEGVDDLQTFNPEDFVYGLFKGLIKE; from the coding sequence ATGGGTTTATTTGATATTTTTAAACGGAAAAATCAGCAAGCGCCAGACGAATCCCAGTCCGAGTCAGGGTCAATCAGCGCCTCAGAGAGTAGCGCAAGTACGGCAGAATCGGTTTCAGCGGCGTCCACTAGTACTGCTACTTCGGTGGTAGAAGCAATGGCATCGACAGCAACCACTGAACCTAACCGTTCGGAAACTTCGACGGTCGCTTCAGAGTCGATTGCATCGACTACACGGGAGGAATCGGACGTCCAATCGACCACGGAGTCAGCTTCGGCCGCAACGTCCACCAGTGATGCAGTACCAAAGCCAGAGCAAAAATATGAACATGGACTATCGAAGTCCCGGTTTTCCTTTGGACAAAGTTTGAACCGGTTATTTGCAAACTTCCGGTCGGTTGATGAGGAGTTTTTTGACGACCTAGAAGACACGTTGATTCAGGCCGATGTGGGGGTCAACACCGCCACTTCCATTAGTGACCAACTACGAGAAGCGGTCCGGCTCAATAACATCAAGGGCCGTGATGAAGTGCAGAACTTCATTGTTCAAAAGTTAGTGGAAATTTATGATGGGTCCGAACCACTGGACACCGAACTGCATGAAAATCCCGATGGACCGACCGTCATTTTGATGATTGGCGTGAACGGAGCCGGAAAAACCACCACGATTGGAAAACTCGCTAATCAGTACCGTCAGGCTGGTAAGCAGGTCCTAGTGGCTGCTGCGGATACGTTCCGGGCCGGAGCCATTGAACAGCTCGCCGAGTGGGCCAGCCGTGATCAGGTTGCAATCGTGAAGAAACCTGAGGGCAGCGATCCTGCTTCCGTGGTTTTTGATGCGGTTAAGCAAGCTAAGGACGACCATTACGATCTTTTGCTGGTTGATACAGCGGGGCGGTTGCAAAACAAAGTTAACCTCATGAAAGAGCTCGAAAAGATGAACAAGATCATTCAGCGTGAAATTCCGGGTGCCCCGCAAGAGGTTTTACTGGTAATTGATGCGACCGTTGGGCAGAATGCGCTCGTTCAAGCGAAGCTGTTCCGCGATGTCGCTGAGATCACTGGGATCGTTTTGACTAAGTTAGATGGGACTGCCAAAGGGGGCATAGTGCTGGCGATTAAGCAAGAGTTGGGCATTCCCGTTAAGTACGTGGGCCTCGGTGAAGGGGTCGATGACCTGCAAACCTTTAATCCAGAGGACTTTGTCTATGGCCTGTTTAAGGGCTTAATTAAGGAATGA
- a CDS encoding putative DNA-binding protein — METNFNAKLEKDNRINALFDFYGSLLTPKQADYIRQYYADDLSLGEISENFQVSRQAVYDNLRRTEMTLEKYEERMGLYQKFVTRNHLIDELAQTIQTKHPHDQTLNGLIERLEKLEEN, encoded by the coding sequence ATGGAAACGAATTTTAATGCTAAACTAGAAAAAGATAATCGCATTAATGCGTTATTTGATTTTTATGGAAGTTTACTAACCCCCAAACAGGCTGATTACATTCGGCAGTATTACGCCGATGATCTGTCCTTGGGTGAGATTTCTGAAAATTTTCAGGTCAGTCGCCAGGCGGTCTATGATAACCTCCGACGGACGGAAATGACCTTAGAAAAGTATGAAGAACGGATGGGCTTGTACCAGAAGTTTGTCACCAGAAATCACCTGATTGATGAACTGGCGCAGACGATTCAAACAAAACATCCCCATGATCAAACCTTGAATGGGTTAATTGAGCGCCTAGAAAAACTAGAGGAAAACTAA
- the ffh gene encoding signal recognition particle protein, producing the protein MAFEGLSEKLQNAFKNLRGKGQISEADLRITMREIRLALLDADVNFTVVRDFVKKVQNQAKGEKVLEGLNPGQQIVKIVDDELTAMMGGSATELTKAPKIPTVIMMVGLQGAGKTTTVGKLAKRLKQDEHARPLLIAADVYRPAAIDQLEQVGKQIDVPVFSEGTDVDPVQIVQDGLAQARENHNDYVFIDTAGRLQIDEKLMHELEEIKTVSHPNDILLVVDAMTGQNAVETAQGFNEDLNLTGVILTKLDGDTRGGAALSIKAVTGKPILFTGQGEKMTDLDVFHPDRMASRILGMGDVLSLVEKTQKNVDEQKAQELAEKMRENSFNFDDFLDQLQQIQNMGPLKDIMAMIPGMANNPALKNVEMDPKDLERIKAMIYSMTNEERENPDVLNPSRRRRIARGSAQPIQSVNRMIKQFDQMKKMMNQVSNGNMAGMENMMQAAGMGGGGMGGKLSNLAMKRMSRKMKKNKRKRLKKRKK; encoded by the coding sequence ATGGCATTCGAAGGGTTATCAGAAAAGTTACAAAATGCGTTTAAAAATTTACGTGGGAAAGGGCAAATTAGTGAAGCGGATTTACGGATTACCATGCGCGAAATCCGGCTGGCTTTACTAGATGCCGACGTAAACTTTACCGTGGTTCGGGACTTTGTTAAAAAGGTCCAGAACCAGGCCAAGGGTGAAAAGGTGCTGGAGGGGCTCAACCCTGGTCAGCAAATCGTTAAAATTGTGGACGATGAACTAACCGCCATGATGGGTGGTTCAGCAACGGAGCTTACTAAGGCACCTAAAATTCCAACGGTGATCATGATGGTCGGGCTGCAAGGGGCTGGTAAGACGACGACGGTTGGAAAGTTAGCTAAGCGGCTCAAACAGGATGAGCACGCGCGGCCGCTGTTAATCGCAGCCGACGTTTACCGACCAGCCGCCATTGATCAGTTAGAGCAGGTTGGAAAGCAAATTGACGTGCCCGTCTTTTCCGAGGGGACGGATGTGGATCCAGTTCAGATTGTTCAGGATGGACTGGCCCAGGCCCGTGAAAATCACAATGATTATGTCTTTATTGATACGGCCGGACGGTTACAAATTGATGAAAAACTCATGCACGAGTTGGAAGAAATCAAAACCGTTTCCCACCCCAACGATATTCTCTTAGTTGTGGATGCGATGACCGGGCAAAACGCGGTTGAAACGGCGCAGGGCTTTAATGAGGACCTCAATCTTACCGGAGTTATTCTGACTAAGTTAGATGGGGATACCCGGGGTGGAGCCGCCTTATCGATCAAGGCAGTGACTGGCAAACCAATTCTGTTTACCGGGCAAGGGGAAAAAATGACGGATCTGGATGTTTTTCATCCAGATCGAATGGCTTCCCGAATTCTGGGCATGGGAGACGTGCTGTCCCTGGTTGAAAAGACTCAGAAAAACGTGGACGAGCAAAAGGCACAAGAACTAGCCGAAAAGATGCGGGAAAATTCCTTTAACTTTGACGATTTCTTGGACCAACTCCAGCAAATTCAAAACATGGGACCGTTAAAAGACATCATGGCGATGATTCCAGGAATGGCCAATAATCCAGCGCTCAAGAACGTTGAGATGGATCCTAAGGACTTAGAGCGGATCAAAGCGATGATCTATTCGATGACCAATGAAGAACGTGAAAATCCCGATGTGTTAAATCCTTCCCGCCGGCGGCGAATTGCCCGGGGTTCGGCGCAACCCATTCAAAGCGTGAACCGGATGATTAAACAATTTGATCAGATGAAAAAGATGATGAATCAGGTTTCCAACGGGAACATGGCCGGGATGGAAAACATGATGCAAGCCGCCGGTATGGGCGGCGGTGGCATGGGGGGAAAACTCTCCAACCTTGCCATGAAGCGAATGAGTCGGAAAATGAAGAAAAATAAACGGAAGCGGTTGAAAAAAAGGAAAAAATAA